Proteins from a single region of Sylvia atricapilla isolate bSylAtr1 chromosome 7, bSylAtr1.pri, whole genome shotgun sequence:
- the GPR39 gene encoding LOW QUALITY PROTEIN: G-protein coupled receptor 39 (The sequence of the model RefSeq protein was modified relative to this genomic sequence to represent the inferred CDS: deleted 2 bases in 1 codon), whose product MAAETPTSDCSNLIDHSHVPGFEVALGVKITLALIYICIFVAGLLGNSITIKVTRILQKKGYLQKEVTDHMVSLACSDLLVILLGMPVEFFSAIWSPFSTPHGNIACKLYCFLFEACSYATVLHVATLSFERYVAICHPFKFKAVSGPRTVKLLIAFVWGTSVIVALPLLFAMGTEYPLEAIEGYQRSSSCVKPTPRHYIPELKHNMTICTNLSSRWPLFQGSIFSAFAVYIIVLGSVTFMCHSMMKALMVHKEGTVAVKGGLRNQKQYLRKSESSEGKSSRRQITLFLGKSHVLLCLPSLPYPFHLGRKPRNLCFYLTKLSQRV is encoded by the exons ATGGCAGCAGAGACACCCACTTCAGACTGTTCTAATCTCATTGACCACAGCCATGTCCCAGGCTTTGAGGTGGCTCTGGGGGTCAAGATCACCTTGGCCTTAATCTATATCTGCATCTTTGTTGCGGGCCTCTTGGGCAACAGCATCACCATCAAAGTCACCAGGATCCTGCAGAAGAAAGGCTACCTGCAGAAGGAGGTCACTGACCACATGGTGAGCCTGGCCTGCTCTGACCTGCTGGTCATCCTGCTGGGCATGCCCGTGGAATTCTTCAGTGCCATCTGGAGCCCCTTTTCCACCCCCCATGGCAACATTGCCTGCAAGCTCTACTGCTTTCTCTTCGAAGCCTGCAGCTATGCCACCGTGCTGCACGTGGCCACGCTCAGCTTTGAGAGGTACGTGGCCATCTGCCACCCCTTCAAGTTCAAGGCTGTGTCCGGACCCCGCACGGTGAAGCTGCTCATCGCCTTTGTCTGGGGCACATCTGTCATCgtggctctgcccctgctcttTGCCATGGGCACAGAATATCCCCTGGAGGCCATCGAGGGCTACCAGAGAAGCAGTTCCTGTGTCAAACCTACTCCCAGGCACTACATTCCTGAGCTGAAGCACAACATGACCATCTGCACCAACCTCTCCTCCAGGTGGCCTCTGTTTCAAGGCAGCATCTTCAGCGCCTTTGCTGTGTACATCATCGTGCTGGGATCTGTCACCTTCATGTGCCACAGCATGATGAAAGCCCTGATGGTGCACAAGGAAGGGACTGTGGCAGTGAAGGGTGGACTAAGGAATCAGAAGCAGTACCTAAGGAAAAGTGAGAGTTCGGAGGGCAAAAGCTCCAGGAGACAGATCACTTTATTCCTGGGTAAGAGCCATGTCCTActctgcctcccctccctcccctaCCCC TTCCACTTGGGAAGAAAGCCCAGAAACCTCTGTTTTTATCTCACTAAACTCTCCCAAAGGGTTTGA